In Arthrobacter citreus, a genomic segment contains:
- a CDS encoding DinB family protein, whose product MERDAEAAAEAAGLAGPKGGLNVPAALADQLRWHWENQARPRLEGLSDEEYFWEPVRGCWSVRPRGTGTASIQAGSGNFTIDFEYPEPVPAPFTTIAWRLGHLLVGVLGVRNAAHFGGPEVSYADFDYPGTAAGALELLDQYYGTWIHSISGLDEAALAAPVGESEGPWAAEPMATLVLHINREMIHHLAETALLRDLYAHRQR is encoded by the coding sequence ATGGAACGGGATGCGGAAGCGGCAGCGGAGGCTGCGGGACTGGCCGGGCCGAAGGGCGGACTGAACGTCCCGGCCGCGCTCGCAGACCAACTGCGGTGGCACTGGGAGAACCAGGCCCGTCCGCGGCTGGAGGGGCTGAGCGACGAGGAGTACTTCTGGGAGCCTGTCCGCGGGTGCTGGAGCGTGCGGCCCCGGGGAACGGGGACGGCGTCGATCCAGGCGGGTTCGGGAAATTTCACCATCGACTTTGAGTATCCGGAACCGGTGCCTGCTCCCTTCACCACGATTGCGTGGCGGCTTGGACACCTCCTGGTGGGGGTGTTGGGAGTCCGGAACGCCGCGCACTTTGGCGGCCCGGAGGTTAGCTACGCGGACTTCGACTATCCCGGCACCGCCGCCGGGGCGCTGGAGTTGCTGGATCAGTACTACGGGACGTGGATCCATTCCATCTCCGGCCTGGACGAAGCGGCGCTCGCCGCTCCGGTGGGCGAGTCCGAGGGGCCCTGGGCGGCGGAGCCGATGGCCACCCTGGTGCTGCACATTAACCGCGAGATGATCCATCACCTGGCCGAGACCGCGCTGTTGCGCGATCTCTACGCCCACCGGCAGCGGTAG
- a CDS encoding GlxA family transcriptional regulator, translating to MLRSVALIVLDGAAPFELSVIAEVFGINRSDRGTGVPAFDFRICTPVPGTVQTKTGFSINIDTGLEAAADADLVVVAPVGDHCPPRTGAPSEVLGTLRDAALRGAWVMSICSGAFVLAEAGLLDGRRATTHWMYSAELAAAYPAVRVNEDVLYVQDGKIITSAGTAAGIDAALHLVRLELGAKAAAAIARDMVVPPHREGGQAQYIDRAVPELACGTLGPVLEWVGEHLAEEHTVKEMAGRAAMSPRTFARRFRAETGTTPAAWITAQRVLRAQELLEDTDLSVEEVAGISGFGQPELLRHHFHRSVGTSPAAYRRTFRGTNPRPAEAGRG from the coding sequence ATGCTCAGATCCGTAGCCCTGATAGTGCTCGACGGCGCCGCGCCGTTCGAGCTCAGCGTGATCGCCGAGGTCTTCGGGATCAACCGTTCGGACCGCGGGACCGGAGTCCCGGCCTTCGACTTCCGGATCTGCACCCCGGTGCCCGGGACAGTGCAGACCAAGACCGGATTCAGCATCAACATCGACACCGGGCTGGAAGCTGCCGCCGACGCGGACCTGGTGGTCGTGGCGCCGGTCGGAGATCACTGTCCGCCGCGGACGGGGGCGCCTTCCGAAGTGCTGGGCACCCTCCGGGATGCCGCGCTGCGGGGCGCCTGGGTGATGAGTATCTGCTCGGGAGCGTTTGTGCTTGCCGAAGCCGGGCTGCTGGACGGCCGCCGGGCAACCACGCACTGGATGTACTCCGCTGAACTGGCCGCAGCCTATCCCGCCGTCCGTGTGAACGAGGACGTGCTGTACGTGCAGGACGGAAAAATCATCACCAGTGCCGGCACCGCAGCAGGCATCGACGCCGCTTTGCATCTGGTGCGCCTGGAACTCGGGGCCAAAGCCGCCGCCGCCATTGCCCGGGACATGGTGGTTCCCCCGCACCGCGAAGGCGGGCAGGCGCAGTACATCGACAGGGCAGTGCCTGAGCTGGCCTGCGGGACCCTGGGCCCCGTCCTGGAGTGGGTGGGGGAGCATCTGGCCGAGGAGCACACGGTCAAGGAGATGGCCGGCCGGGCCGCCATGTCCCCGCGCACCTTCGCCCGCCGGTTCCGGGCCGAAACCGGCACGACTCCCGCCGCCTGGATCACTGCCCAGCGGGTCCTCCGGGCGCAGGAGCTGCTCGAAGACACCGATCTCAGCGTGGAGGAGGTGGCGGGGATCAGCGGTTTCGGGCAGCCGGAACTGCTGCGCCACCATTTCCACCGCAGTGTGGGAACCAGTCCGGCGGCCTACCGCAGGACGTTCCGCGGCACGAACCCGCGCCCTGCCGAAGCGGGGCGGGGGTGA
- the fabG gene encoding 3-oxoacyl-ACP reductase FabG, translated as MTEVPAPPVQRTAVVTGAGRGIGAAVAARLAADGHRVAVLDLREEDTAGTVEAINNSGGKAVGVGADVSDADAVDAAVARITEELGAPTILVNNAGILRDNLLFKMTETDWDAVMGVHLRGAFLMSRAVQVHQVREKWGRIVNLSSTSALGNRGQANYSAAKAGLQGFTKTLAIELGRYNVTVNAIAPGLIETDMTRSTAERMGVAYEDFMARAAADIPVGRTGKPADIAAAASFFVREEASFVSGQVLYVAGGPRG; from the coding sequence ATGACCGAGGTTCCGGCACCACCTGTTCAGCGCACCGCCGTCGTTACGGGAGCGGGACGCGGCATCGGCGCCGCCGTTGCCGCCCGGCTCGCGGCTGACGGCCACCGCGTGGCCGTCCTTGACCTCCGCGAAGAAGACACCGCGGGCACGGTTGAGGCCATCAACAACTCGGGCGGCAAGGCGGTGGGGGTGGGTGCTGATGTGTCCGACGCCGACGCCGTTGACGCCGCCGTGGCCCGCATCACCGAAGAGCTCGGCGCACCCACGATCCTCGTCAATAACGCCGGCATCCTGCGGGACAACCTGCTGTTCAAGATGACCGAGACGGACTGGGATGCGGTCATGGGCGTCCACCTGCGCGGAGCATTTCTGATGAGCCGCGCCGTGCAGGTCCACCAGGTGCGGGAAAAATGGGGGCGGATCGTCAACCTGTCCAGCACCTCCGCGCTGGGCAACCGGGGGCAGGCCAACTATTCCGCGGCCAAGGCCGGGCTGCAGGGCTTCACCAAAACCCTGGCCATCGAACTGGGCCGGTACAACGTGACGGTCAACGCCATTGCGCCGGGCCTGATCGAAACCGACATGACCCGGTCCACGGCGGAACGGATGGGTGTTGCCTACGAAGATTTCATGGCGCGCGCAGCCGCTGACATTCCGGTGGGACGGACGGGAAAGCCCGCCGACATCGCGGCGGCGGCATCATTTTTTGTCCGGGAAGAAGCATCCTTCGTCTCCGGACAGGTGCTCTATGTCGCCGGCGGACCGAGAGGCTGA
- a CDS encoding MaoC family dehydratase, translating to MAHFTSVEELESAVGQRETSEWITIDQERISRFADATDDHQWIHLDPERAAAGPFGTTIAHGFLVLSLLPALTAGRLSVDGAVMGINYGLDHVRFPHPVPVNGRVRAVSELAKVETTRQGIRIVTGITIELEGADKPSVVAEWITLYVLG from the coding sequence ATGGCACACTTTACTTCCGTGGAGGAGCTGGAGTCCGCCGTCGGGCAGCGGGAAACCAGCGAATGGATCACCATCGACCAGGAACGCATCAGCCGGTTCGCCGACGCCACCGACGACCACCAGTGGATCCACCTCGACCCGGAGCGTGCTGCCGCGGGGCCCTTCGGAACCACCATTGCCCACGGTTTCCTGGTCCTGTCGCTGCTGCCGGCGCTGACGGCCGGACGGCTGAGCGTGGACGGAGCGGTCATGGGCATCAACTACGGGCTGGACCATGTGCGGTTTCCCCATCCGGTTCCAGTCAATGGCCGGGTGCGTGCGGTGTCCGAACTGGCAAAGGTTGAAACCACCCGCCAGGGCATCCGAATCGTCACGGGAATCACCATTGAGCTGGAGGGGGCGGACAAGCCGTCCGTCGTCGCTGAATGGATCACCCTGTATGTCCTGGGCTGA
- a CDS encoding ABC transporter substrate-binding protein, protein MTSSKYSVLAAAVTAALVLGACGSSGDGEPAAAEDVPGITDTTVTVGTHQPLTGPAASGYSSISPATKAYFDYVNDNGGVHGRSIEYSVKDDGYNPANTQSVVRELVLQDEVFAILGGLGTPPHSSVLDFLNDNEVPDLFVASGSPTWNQPEEYPYTYGFMQDYDTESKVLATYVQEEFPDATYCLFGQDDDFGADFKTGLEAALGSDGLASSQVYSTANTDVAAQISAMQAAGCEVNFLASINGFSAQAIGTAAKLGYFPKWAASSAGGDYNTLSSYLGENTDKLLEGFISANYLPAYSDEADEWTEKFKEINEEYNPGAAFDGNTIFGMSLGYLFVEALHEAGENPTRDSLLEALESGNVKGNGHVPLGFSADSHAGYTGGMITLVSGGVQSYTGTPYAVEGDSVSPYTEERPAMPENGIPQ, encoded by the coding sequence ATGACCAGTTCCAAGTACTCAGTCCTTGCCGCCGCAGTCACGGCGGCCCTCGTCCTGGGAGCCTGCGGTTCCTCCGGAGACGGCGAACCGGCAGCCGCTGAAGACGTCCCCGGGATTACCGACACCACCGTCACGGTGGGCACCCACCAGCCGTTGACGGGACCGGCTGCCTCCGGATACTCGTCCATATCGCCGGCAACGAAGGCCTATTTCGACTACGTCAATGACAACGGCGGAGTCCATGGCCGCAGCATTGAGTACAGCGTCAAGGACGACGGCTATAACCCGGCCAACACGCAAAGCGTGGTGCGGGAGCTGGTGCTCCAGGACGAAGTGTTCGCGATCCTCGGCGGACTGGGCACTCCCCCGCACAGCTCGGTGCTGGATTTCCTGAACGACAACGAGGTTCCGGACCTCTTTGTCGCCTCCGGGAGCCCCACCTGGAACCAGCCGGAGGAGTACCCCTACACCTACGGCTTTATGCAGGACTACGACACCGAGTCCAAGGTCCTGGCCACCTACGTGCAGGAGGAATTCCCTGACGCCACCTATTGCTTGTTTGGACAGGACGACGATTTTGGGGCGGACTTCAAGACCGGACTCGAAGCGGCGCTGGGCAGTGACGGGCTTGCCAGTTCACAGGTGTATTCCACCGCCAACACTGACGTTGCAGCCCAGATCAGCGCCATGCAGGCGGCCGGCTGCGAGGTGAACTTCCTGGCCTCGATCAACGGCTTCAGCGCCCAGGCCATCGGAACCGCCGCCAAGCTTGGCTACTTCCCGAAGTGGGCGGCGTCATCAGCGGGCGGCGACTACAACACCCTGTCGAGCTACCTTGGCGAAAACACGGACAAGCTCCTGGAAGGGTTCATCAGCGCCAATTACCTTCCGGCCTACTCCGACGAAGCGGACGAATGGACGGAAAAGTTCAAGGAAATCAACGAGGAGTACAACCCGGGGGCGGCGTTTGACGGCAATACGATCTTCGGGATGTCCCTTGGTTACCTCTTTGTTGAGGCGCTGCATGAAGCCGGCGAGAACCCGACGCGGGATTCCCTGCTGGAAGCCCTGGAATCGGGCAACGTCAAAGGCAACGGGCACGTCCCGCTGGGCTTCAGTGCTGACAGCCATGCCGGTTACACGGGAGGAATGATCACTCTCGTCTCCGGCGGCGTGCAGTCCTACACCGGAACTCCGTATGCGGTGGAAGGCGACTCGGTCAGCCCCTACACCGAGGAACGTCCCGCCATGCCGGAAAACGGCATTCCGCAGTAG
- a CDS encoding branched-chain amino acid ABC transporter permease, with translation MNPLKSLLLAAAAAAALIGLTFGLEPFVSYQLATVCAYLCAVAGLTVLTGSGGQLSLGQAALMAGGAYSYALCANAMAESGIEGPVLLLAPLAAAVLGAAVLGLIIGCAAGRLHGPYLAGFTLALVVAIPAVTSTFSGVLGGDQGLWITVEKRPAALRGIVSNEQWQSWLAILCAVAVMAVLNNLLRGRFGRQLRAVRDNDAAAALSGVNVARTKIISFTVSAAAAGLGGGLLAYITQSASPGAYSLVLSLYLLMAAVIGGIGSLTGAVWGALIMVFLPHSINSFTADLPVSADAAQRLDGNLAIAVFGTILVLVILLAPRGIQGLLSTAARRVRGRHPTAAPAPSTLPLQPQLTTTKGQP, from the coding sequence GCGGCAGCCCTGATCGGCCTGACCTTCGGGCTCGAACCTTTTGTGTCCTACCAGCTGGCCACCGTGTGCGCCTACCTGTGCGCGGTTGCCGGGCTGACCGTGCTCACCGGCAGCGGCGGGCAGCTTTCGCTCGGGCAGGCGGCGCTGATGGCCGGCGGCGCCTACAGCTACGCACTCTGCGCCAACGCCATGGCGGAGTCAGGAATCGAAGGTCCGGTCCTTCTGCTGGCCCCGCTTGCCGCGGCTGTCCTGGGAGCCGCAGTGCTGGGGCTGATCATCGGCTGCGCCGCGGGACGGCTGCACGGCCCGTACCTCGCCGGCTTCACGCTCGCACTTGTCGTGGCCATTCCCGCGGTCACCAGCACGTTCTCCGGAGTGCTCGGCGGCGACCAGGGACTGTGGATCACGGTGGAAAAGCGTCCGGCAGCCCTCCGTGGCATCGTCAGCAACGAACAGTGGCAGTCCTGGCTGGCCATCCTCTGCGCCGTCGCCGTCATGGCCGTGCTGAACAACCTGCTGCGCGGACGCTTCGGCCGCCAGCTGCGGGCCGTGCGGGACAATGATGCGGCCGCAGCGCTGTCCGGAGTGAACGTGGCCCGGACCAAGATCATCTCCTTCACCGTCAGCGCGGCCGCTGCCGGGTTGGGCGGCGGGCTCCTCGCCTACATCACCCAAAGCGCCAGTCCCGGAGCGTACTCCCTGGTCCTGTCCCTGTACCTGCTGATGGCGGCCGTCATCGGCGGCATCGGTTCCCTCACCGGCGCCGTATGGGGTGCCCTGATCATGGTGTTCCTGCCCCACTCCATCAATTCCTTCACCGCAGACCTTCCGGTGTCCGCCGACGCCGCACAGCGGCTGGACGGAAACCTGGCCATCGCGGTGTTCGGCACCATCCTCGTCCTGGTGATCCTGCTCGCTCCGCGCGGCATCCAGGGACTGCTGTCCACCGCGGCACGCCGGGTCCGCGGCAGGCACCCCACCGCCGCTCCGGCACCCTCAACGCTTCCCCTGCAACCGCAACTCACCACTACGAAAGGCCAGCCATGA